In one Arenibacter antarcticus genomic region, the following are encoded:
- the lpxD gene encoding UDP-3-O-(3-hydroxymyristoyl)glucosamine N-acyltransferase: MKTYSVEEICQILGGELQGEYTKPIIGAEQLERAQSQQITFISSSKYVRLWDTSKASVAIVNYNIPISPGADRAFIKVGNPDLAMAKLLEAFEPDGPYMEEEIHPNATVHHTVVMGKGCKIGAGCYVGKNVVLGDGVILYPNVSVFDDTTIGNHTIVWSGTVIRERSVIGAHCIFHINVSIGADGFGYRPSEDGRGLVKIPQIGNVIIGNYVEIGANSCVDRGKFSSTILGDGCKIDNLVQIAHNCILGRSCIMAGHSGLAGSVTLGDGVIIGGSASIKDHTTINSGAIVGAGSGVMSDVLPGKTVLGYPATDSRDMLKQWATLRKLARN; encoded by the coding sequence ATGAAAACATATAGTGTAGAAGAAATCTGCCAAATTTTGGGAGGGGAGCTTCAAGGGGAGTATACAAAGCCAATAATAGGAGCCGAGCAATTGGAACGTGCCCAAAGTCAACAGATCACCTTTATTAGCAGTTCAAAGTACGTGCGGTTATGGGATACTTCTAAAGCCAGTGTAGCTATAGTGAACTATAATATTCCTATTTCGCCTGGGGCGGACCGCGCGTTTATAAAGGTGGGAAACCCAGACCTAGCCATGGCAAAATTATTAGAAGCCTTTGAACCCGATGGTCCATATATGGAAGAGGAAATCCATCCTAATGCCACTGTACACCATACTGTAGTAATGGGCAAGGGATGTAAAATTGGGGCAGGATGCTATGTGGGTAAAAATGTAGTATTGGGGGATGGAGTAATTCTATACCCCAATGTTTCCGTTTTTGATGATACAACCATAGGGAACCATACTATAGTTTGGTCAGGAACCGTTATTCGCGAACGAAGTGTTATTGGGGCACATTGTATTTTTCATATCAACGTAAGTATTGGAGCAGATGGTTTTGGTTATAGGCCAAGTGAGGATGGTAGGGGATTGGTAAAAATACCACAGATCGGGAATGTAATCATTGGGAATTATGTAGAGATTGGAGCTAACTCCTGTGTAGACAGAGGAAAATTTAGCTCCACCATATTGGGAGACGGATGTAAAATAGACAATTTAGTGCAAATTGCGCACAATTGTATTTTAGGTAGATCCTGTATTATGGCAGGACATAGTGGACTTGCTGGTTCGGTAACCTTGGGAGATGGAGTAATAATTGGGGGCAGTGCTTCCATAAAAGATCACACCACTATTAATTCAGGTGCAATTGTGGGTGCTGGATCAGGGGTTATGAGCGACGTATTGCCAGGCAAAACCGTTCTGGGTTATCCCGCAACAGATTCTAGGGACATGTTAAAACAATGGGCCACCCTTAGAAAACTGGCCAGAAACTAG
- a CDS encoding VF530 family DNA-binding protein: MSGDKDPLHGITLANILEYLVDVYGWEEMGIKINIRCFNHDPSIKSSLAFLRRTPWAREKVEKLYVKSIRKLNK, encoded by the coding sequence ATGAGCGGCGATAAGGATCCATTACACGGAATAACATTGGCCAATATCCTAGAATATCTGGTAGATGTCTATGGTTGGGAAGAGATGGGAATCAAAATAAATATTCGGTGTTTTAATCACGATCCATCCATCAAATCCAGTCTTGCTTTTTTAAGGCGGACACCGTGGGCAAGGGAAAAAGTTGAGAAACTGTACGTGAAGTCCATTAGGAAACTTAATAAGTAG
- a CDS encoding DEAD/DEAH box helicase, whose product MSTFEDLNLSKQLIYGIQDLGFTLPTPIQEKSFSVIMSGKDMVGIAQTGTGKTLAYTLPVLQQLKFSKQVSPRVLILVPTRELVVQVAENIEAFSKYTSVRVCGIYGGANINTQRQAVAQGCDILVATPGRLYDLCLDRTVKLKDIKKLIIDEVDVMLDLGFRFQITNILELIPPKRQHIMFSATMTEEVAKLIEDFFISPVKVSIAVSGTPLSNIEQTCYSVENFYTKVNLLLYILKDKTLYSKVLIFVSNKKSADRLFEAMKTVYGPEIAVIHSNKTQNYRLRSINQFDAGKNRILISTDIMARGLDLEKITHVINFDTPAYPENYIHRIGRTGRAKQKGNSILLFTEKEEEFKSTIEALMDYSIPLIDFPKEVEISEELAPEERPKNTELNNLNRAINADEGGSAFHEKSEKNKKENQGGSYKRIIAKKYKKPITRGDKNFLKKNNKRK is encoded by the coding sequence ATGAGCACTTTTGAGGATTTAAATCTATCAAAACAATTAATTTACGGAATTCAGGATCTAGGCTTTACCCTCCCAACCCCGATTCAGGAAAAATCTTTTTCGGTAATCATGTCTGGGAAGGATATGGTGGGAATAGCACAGACGGGTACCGGAAAGACCCTGGCATATACTTTGCCAGTGTTACAGCAACTAAAATTTTCCAAACAAGTAAGTCCGCGTGTATTAATTTTAGTTCCCACTAGGGAGCTAGTGGTACAGGTGGCAGAAAATATAGAAGCATTCTCAAAATATACAAGTGTTAGGGTATGTGGAATTTACGGTGGGGCAAATATTAACACCCAACGACAAGCAGTTGCACAAGGCTGTGATATTTTGGTAGCCACTCCCGGCAGGTTGTATGATCTTTGTTTAGACCGAACGGTTAAGCTTAAGGATATTAAAAAACTGATTATAGATGAGGTAGACGTGATGTTAGATCTTGGTTTCCGGTTTCAGATTACCAATATTCTGGAATTGATTCCCCCTAAAAGACAACATATTATGTTCTCTGCCACTATGACGGAGGAGGTTGCTAAACTGATAGAGGATTTCTTTATATCGCCCGTAAAGGTATCTATCGCGGTAAGTGGTACTCCATTGTCTAATATTGAACAAACTTGTTATTCGGTAGAAAATTTTTATACCAAGGTAAACTTATTACTCTATATCTTAAAGGATAAGACGCTCTATAGCAAGGTGTTGATTTTTGTTTCCAACAAAAAAAGTGCAGACAGATTGTTTGAAGCTATGAAAACGGTATATGGACCAGAAATTGCCGTTATCCATTCCAATAAGACTCAAAATTATAGATTGCGCTCCATAAACCAGTTTGATGCCGGGAAAAATAGAATTCTTATTTCAACGGATATCATGGCCAGAGGTTTGGATTTGGAAAAAATCACCCATGTCATCAATTTTGACACACCCGCTTATCCTGAAAATTATATTCACCGAATCGGAAGAACGGGAAGGGCAAAACAAAAGGGAAATTCTATTTTGTTATTTACCGAAAAGGAAGAGGAATTTAAGTCAACTATTGAAGCGTTGATGGATTATTCCATCCCACTGATCGATTTCCCTAAGGAAGTTGAAATATCTGAAGAGCTTGCACCCGAAGAACGCCCAAAAAACACCGAGCTCAACAACTTGAATAGAGCTATAAACGCGGATGAAGGAGGGAGTGCTTTCCATGAAAAATCGGAAAAAAATAAAAAGGAAAACCAAGGTGGATCTTACAAACGTATTATAGCCAAAAAATATAAAAAACCAATAACTAGGGGAGATAAGAACTTCTTGAAGAAGAATAATAAAAGAAAATAG